The Heyndrickxia vini genome contains a region encoding:
- a CDS encoding acyl-CoA thioesterase: MIISETEIQVRYAETDQMGVVYHANYLVWLELGRTKLIEDLGFKYADMENEGILSPVIDIEISYKMPVRYGETAIVKTWIEEYDGLRVTYGYEVLTEKGELSVIAKSQHVCVKKESFRPVSIRKFFPDWHHAYEQAKK; the protein is encoded by the coding sequence ATGATTATTTCTGAGACAGAGATTCAGGTGAGATATGCTGAAACGGATCAAATGGGAGTCGTTTACCATGCCAATTATTTAGTTTGGCTCGAGCTTGGGCGAACAAAGTTAATCGAGGATTTAGGGTTTAAATATGCCGATATGGAAAATGAAGGGATTTTATCTCCCGTTATTGATATTGAGATTTCATATAAAATGCCTGTTCGCTACGGAGAAACGGCTATAGTTAAAACATGGATTGAAGAATATGATGGCTTACGTGTTACATACGGTTACGAAGTGTTAACAGAGAAAGGTGAATTATCTGTCATAGCAAAATCTCAACATGTTTGTGTGAAAAAAGAGTCATTTCGTCCTGTGTCTATTCGAAAGTTTTTCCCGGACTGGCATCATGCATATGAACAAGCAAAAAAATAA
- a CDS encoding HesB/YadR/YfhF family protein — MEIRLTNEALKWFEDEMFLKNGDSIRFFAKYGGSSPVQQGFSLGISKETPSDAVVTTEYKGILFYIEEKDLWYFDQHSLLVDYDKELDEPIYEYKKG, encoded by the coding sequence ATGGAAATAAGATTAACAAATGAAGCTTTAAAATGGTTTGAGGATGAGATGTTTTTAAAAAATGGAGATAGCATTCGTTTTTTTGCAAAGTACGGTGGCTCATCCCCCGTACAACAAGGATTTTCTTTAGGGATATCAAAGGAGACACCAAGTGATGCAGTTGTCACTACTGAATATAAAGGGATTCTTTTTTATATTGAAGAAAAGGATCTATGGTATTTTGATCAGCACAGTCTGCTAGTGGACTATGACAAAGAATTAGATGAACCTATTTATGAATACAAAAAAGGATGA
- a CDS encoding glycosyl hydrolase family 18 protein: protein MATIEVKTNNNRKKKMILGIVVLFILCTIGLLIYLYPFASSEKESFVDKEYSILLNGKIQDQAMVEGKNIYIPIKVVENGIDDSIFAEKQSVIITTNRKVIQIPINKETYFINQKPFHAPQPIIKNMNNRLFIDLKTLTTIYPIQAKVTKHKKIVWIEKNNSTYYNGKVIDKKIKKPYLKLRTAPDLQSPYVSVVKKGENIRIEKQKEDFYFIRTKEGIGGYIKKNYIDKYKQVRIATKTRPEKKLNLQMNVPIHLTWEAVYTKNPDPANLPTMPGVNVVSPTWFELKNNHGDVTNLASVDYVKWAKKNGYHVWALFSNSFDPELTKVALSNYETRTKIINQLRSYMKTYQLDGLNIDIENVNPKDGPLITQFVREAAVYLHNDHKYVSMDITFVADGNWSEFYEREKLSSVVDYMIVMAYDEHWGGAPTAGSVASLPWVESNLKQLLNEVPNEKLILGVPFFTRLWKEEMKDGKPSVSSKALSMDQANAWMKERKLTATEDADSGQNYVEYTDAKTNAVYKMWLEDKLSLNKRANLAANYKLAGIASWSRYFADKSAWLALQSSLSAFKNK from the coding sequence ATGGCAACAATAGAAGTTAAAACCAATAACAATAGAAAGAAAAAAATGATATTAGGGATAGTAGTTTTGTTTATTCTTTGTACAATTGGTCTACTAATCTATTTATATCCTTTTGCGTCATCAGAAAAGGAATCGTTTGTAGACAAAGAATATTCCATTTTGCTTAATGGAAAAATCCAAGATCAAGCGATGGTGGAAGGTAAAAACATATATATCCCGATTAAAGTGGTCGAAAATGGAATTGACGATTCCATTTTTGCAGAAAAACAATCAGTTATCATAACGACAAATCGAAAGGTTATCCAAATTCCCATTAATAAAGAGACATACTTTATTAATCAAAAACCTTTTCATGCGCCACAACCTATAATTAAAAATATGAACAACCGATTATTTATAGACTTGAAAACTTTAACAACAATATATCCTATTCAAGCAAAAGTGACGAAACATAAGAAAATCGTCTGGATCGAAAAAAATAATTCTACCTATTACAATGGGAAAGTTATCGATAAAAAGATTAAAAAACCATATTTAAAACTTCGCACCGCCCCTGATTTGCAATCACCTTACGTTTCAGTTGTGAAAAAGGGAGAAAACATAAGAATCGAAAAACAAAAAGAGGATTTCTATTTTATACGAACAAAAGAAGGCATTGGCGGTTATATTAAGAAAAATTATATCGATAAATATAAACAGGTTCGTATAGCGACGAAAACCCGCCCGGAGAAAAAATTAAATCTGCAAATGAATGTACCTATCCATTTAACATGGGAAGCAGTTTATACTAAAAATCCTGATCCGGCCAATTTACCAACCATGCCCGGAGTAAATGTTGTTTCACCTACATGGTTTGAATTAAAAAATAATCATGGTGATGTAACAAATTTAGCATCTGTGGACTATGTCAAGTGGGCCAAAAAAAATGGTTATCACGTTTGGGCACTTTTTTCAAACTCATTCGATCCAGAATTAACGAAAGTTGCACTTAGCAACTATGAAACGCGAACAAAAATTATTAATCAATTACGAAGTTATATGAAAACCTATCAATTAGATGGTTTAAATATCGATATTGAAAACGTTAATCCTAAAGATGGCCCCCTCATTACACAATTTGTACGTGAAGCAGCGGTTTACCTTCATAATGATCATAAATATGTATCCATGGATATTACATTTGTTGCTGATGGCAATTGGTCTGAATTCTATGAGCGAGAAAAACTTTCCTCGGTTGTCGACTATATGATTGTCATGGCGTACGATGAACATTGGGGAGGAGCACCAACTGCCGGAAGTGTGGCAAGTCTTCCATGGGTAGAATCGAATTTGAAACAACTGTTAAATGAGGTTCCAAACGAGAAATTAATACTTGGTGTACCATTCTTTACTCGTTTATGGAAAGAGGAAATGAAAGATGGCAAACCCTCGGTTTCTTCTAAAGCACTATCGATGGATCAAGCAAATGCATGGATGAAAGAAAGAAAATTAACAGCAACTGAAGATGCGGATTCAGGACAAAACTATGTTGAATATACCGACGCAAAAACTAATGCTGTTTATAAAATGTGGCTTGAGGACAAGTTATCTTTGAATAAACGGGCGAATTTAGCAGCAAATTATAAACTAGCCGGAATTGCTTCCTGGTCGCGATATTTCGCGGATAAATCGGCTTGGTTAGCACTTCAATCCTCATTATCCGCATTTAAAAATAAATGA
- a CDS encoding CoA-binding protein: MSIDNPSREEIGKILKKAKRIAVVGLSNNPERTSYMVSEAMQKAGYEIIPVNPTVDEVLGVKAVSTLKEITGHIDIVDIFRRSEYLPELAKEFLEIDADVFWAQLGVENEEAYQLLKDKGKTVIMDRCIKVEHALTK, encoded by the coding sequence ATGTCTATTGATAATCCTAGTCGTGAAGAAATCGGAAAAATCCTTAAAAAAGCGAAGCGAATCGCAGTTGTAGGTCTAAGTAATAATCCGGAGCGTACATCGTATATGGTTTCAGAAGCAATGCAAAAAGCCGGGTATGAAATTATCCCAGTGAATCCAACCGTAGACGAGGTTTTAGGGGTTAAAGCTGTCTCTACACTTAAGGAAATTACGGGTCACATCGATATTGTTGATATTTTTAGGCGATCTGAATACTTGCCTGAGCTTGCAAAAGAGTTTCTAGAGATTGATGCGGATGTATTTTGGGCACAGCTTGGTGTAGAAAATGAGGAAGCCTATCAATTATTAAAGGACAAAGGCAAAACGGTAATAATGGATCGTTGTATTAAAGTAGAGCATGCACTAACCAAATAG
- a CDS encoding acid-soluble spore protein N, which translates to MSNPKKKSKYYVPNHIGTQSRSFGGNKGKQMQDKSGQHAQVMQTKGE; encoded by the coding sequence ATGAGTAATCCAAAAAAGAAAAGCAAATATTATGTGCCAAATCATATTGGGACCCAGTCACGGTCCTTCGGTGGCAATAAAGGGAAACAAATGCAAGATAAATCTGGACAGCATGCACAAGTAATGCAAACTAAGGGAGAGTAA
- the parE gene encoding DNA topoisomerase IV subunit B has product MAKKQNLIEYNDDAIQVLEGLEAVRKRPGMYIGSTDARGLHHLVYEIVDNSVDEALAGNGDHIIVKIHKDNSISVEDKGRGMPTGMHKLGKPTTEVIFTVLHAGGKFGQGGYKTSGGLHGVGASVVNALSEWLIVTIKRDGYVYQQKFIDGGKPETTLEKIGKSNQSGTLIHFKPDPTIFSTTTYNYDTLCERLRESAFLLKGLKIEIIDERYDQKDVFFYENGIEAFVEYLNEGKDILHPVVFIEGEASQIEVEYAFQFNDGFSESMLSFVNNVRTKDGGTHEVGAKTAMTRVINEYARKVNLLKERDKNLEGTDIREGLAAVVSVRIPEELLQFEGQTKGKLGTSEARSAVDAVISEHLAYFLEENPEASNLLIKKSIKAAQAREAARKAREEARSGKKRKKSESLLSGKLTPAQSRNPQKNELYLVEGDSAGGSAKQGRDRKFQAVLPLRGKVINTEKAKLQDIFKNEEINTIIHTIGAGVGPDFNLEDVNYDKVIIMTDADTDGAHIQVLLLTFFYRYMKPLIEAGKVYIALPPLYKVSKGSGKKEIIEYAWTDDELQSVTKKVGKGYMLQRYKGLGEMNADQLWETTMNPESRTLIRVRIDDAARAERRVTTLMGDKVEPRRKWIENNVAFGLEEDQSILENENLSVEGGDQD; this is encoded by the coding sequence GTGGCAAAGAAACAAAACTTGATTGAATATAATGATGATGCAATACAAGTATTAGAGGGCCTCGAAGCCGTAAGAAAACGACCAGGTATGTATATTGGCTCAACTGATGCTCGCGGGCTGCATCATTTAGTTTATGAAATAGTAGATAATTCCGTTGATGAGGCTTTAGCAGGAAACGGAGATCATATTATTGTTAAAATACATAAAGATAACAGTATTAGTGTTGAAGATAAAGGACGTGGAATGCCTACCGGAATGCACAAACTAGGGAAGCCTACTACGGAAGTAATCTTCACTGTTTTACACGCAGGTGGAAAATTTGGACAGGGCGGATATAAAACAAGTGGCGGCTTGCACGGTGTGGGTGCATCTGTCGTTAATGCATTGTCTGAATGGCTTATTGTTACCATTAAACGGGATGGATATGTTTATCAACAAAAATTTATAGATGGCGGAAAACCTGAAACAACTTTAGAAAAAATCGGAAAATCAAACCAATCAGGTACACTTATTCATTTCAAACCTGATCCAACTATTTTTAGTACAACTACTTATAATTACGATACATTGTGTGAACGTTTACGTGAGTCTGCTTTTTTATTAAAAGGATTAAAAATTGAAATTATTGATGAACGTTATGATCAAAAAGATGTTTTTTTCTATGAAAATGGAATTGAAGCTTTTGTTGAATATTTAAATGAAGGTAAAGATATTCTTCATCCTGTCGTATTTATTGAAGGGGAAGCAAGTCAAATTGAGGTAGAATATGCTTTTCAATTTAATGATGGCTTCTCGGAAAGTATGCTTTCATTTGTTAACAATGTTCGTACAAAGGATGGAGGCACTCATGAAGTGGGCGCCAAAACGGCAATGACACGGGTGATCAATGAGTATGCCCGTAAAGTAAATTTATTGAAAGAACGGGATAAAAACTTGGAAGGGACCGACATTCGTGAGGGACTAGCGGCAGTTGTTTCGGTCCGGATTCCGGAAGAGTTACTGCAATTTGAAGGGCAAACGAAAGGAAAACTGGGAACAAGTGAAGCAAGATCCGCTGTGGATGCAGTCATTTCAGAACATCTTGCCTACTTTCTAGAAGAAAATCCTGAAGCAAGTAATTTGCTTATCAAAAAGTCAATTAAAGCGGCTCAAGCAAGGGAAGCGGCAAGAAAAGCCCGTGAAGAAGCTCGAAGTGGAAAAAAGCGCAAAAAGTCGGAAAGTCTTTTATCTGGAAAGTTAACCCCGGCACAGTCGCGAAATCCACAAAAAAATGAACTTTATCTTGTCGAAGGAGACTCTGCAGGCGGTTCAGCGAAACAGGGACGTGATCGCAAGTTTCAAGCAGTTCTCCCATTACGTGGTAAAGTAATCAACACGGAAAAGGCAAAACTCCAAGATATTTTTAAGAATGAAGAAATTAATACAATCATTCATACGATAGGTGCTGGTGTTGGACCAGACTTTAACTTAGAAGATGTCAACTATGATAAAGTGATCATCATGACAGATGCGGATACCGATGGAGCACATATACAAGTGCTACTGTTGACATTTTTCTATCGATATATGAAACCACTTATCGAAGCGGGGAAAGTTTATATTGCCTTACCGCCTTTGTATAAAGTAAGTAAAGGATCCGGAAAAAAGGAAATAATTGAATATGCATGGACGGACGATGAACTTCAAAGCGTTACGAAAAAAGTGGGTAAGGGATATATGCTTCAGCGTTACAAAGGATTAGGTGAAATGAATGCCGATCAATTATGGGAAACGACGATGAATCCTGAATCAAGAACATTGATACGGGTACGAATTGATGATGCTGCTCGTGCAGAACGACGTGTAACAACTTTAATGGGTGATAAAGTTGAACCTCGCAGGAAATGGATCGAAAACAATGTAGCCTTTGGTTTAGAAGAAGATCAAAGCATTTTAGAAAATGAAAATCTATCAGTTGAAGGAGGGGACCAAGACTGA
- a CDS encoding purine/pyrimidine permease, protein MKTTISAIQWMAFMIAGAIAAPIAIADLYHLNPIETSAFVERTIFVLGIAGLLQGIIGHRLPISEGPAGLWWGVFTIYAGFVGTLYTSNIETLRELSGGMMLSGVFFIILSALGLIQKLAKLFTPTVTFIYLFLLILQLSGSFMKGMLGLTDGVHVIQPITALLCFIIIILTFYLGQVRIQWVKQFSIMFGMLIGWILFIIFGLSPGVLKSQHWFSFPDILSFGLPKLDSGVIVTSFFITILLITNMIASIRVMEEVLKKDHKQVNRFKQAGIISGINQLAGGVFSSIGSVPISGSAGFVSQTGIKGIKPFILGSLFVTVISLLPPLMNIMAALPAPVGYSVTFVIFTKMVGIALTEIEKADDLKITYMSAGIGFLIGVGVMFLPAEATKGLPVVIASLINNGLILGTIAAVFTEQFLLWKKRNGNI, encoded by the coding sequence GTGAAAACAACTATTTCTGCCATCCAATGGATGGCTTTTATGATTGCAGGGGCGATTGCCGCTCCAATCGCAATAGCCGATTTATACCATCTAAATCCGATTGAAACATCAGCTTTTGTTGAAAGAACCATTTTTGTATTAGGAATTGCCGGTTTATTGCAAGGGATTATCGGACATCGTTTACCAATTAGTGAAGGTCCAGCTGGATTATGGTGGGGAGTATTCACAATTTATGCTGGCTTCGTTGGAACCTTATATACTTCCAATATTGAAACATTGCGTGAATTGTCAGGTGGAATGATGCTTAGTGGTGTATTTTTCATCATTTTATCCGCCCTCGGTTTAATTCAAAAGTTAGCAAAATTATTCACACCAACAGTTACATTCATTTATTTGTTTTTGCTGATTCTCCAATTAAGCGGCTCATTTATGAAAGGGATGCTCGGCCTAACCGATGGAGTTCATGTAATTCAGCCAATTACTGCATTATTATGTTTTATTATCATTATTCTAACCTTTTACTTAGGACAAGTTCGTATTCAATGGGTTAAACAATTTTCGATTATGTTTGGTATGTTAATCGGATGGATTTTATTTATCATTTTTGGATTGTCTCCAGGTGTGCTAAAAAGCCAGCACTGGTTTTCATTTCCGGATATTTTATCATTCGGATTACCTAAATTAGATTCTGGCGTAATTGTTACTTCTTTTTTTATTACTATTTTACTCATAACGAATATGATTGCATCAATACGTGTGATGGAGGAAGTATTGAAAAAAGATCATAAACAAGTAAATCGATTTAAACAAGCCGGCATTATTTCAGGAATTAATCAACTTGCTGGCGGAGTTTTCTCTAGTATTGGTTCAGTACCCATTTCCGGATCCGCAGGCTTTGTGAGCCAGACAGGAATAAAAGGGATAAAGCCGTTCATTTTAGGAAGCTTGTTTGTTACGGTGATTTCTCTTCTCCCTCCATTGATGAACATTATGGCCGCTTTGCCAGCACCTGTAGGTTATTCAGTTACTTTCGTTATTTTTACAAAAATGGTTGGCATCGCCTTAACGGAAATTGAAAAGGCAGACGATCTTAAAATAACCTATATGTCGGCGGGAATTGGTTTTTTAATTGGTGTAGGGGTAATGTTTCTTCCAGCAGAGGCAACGAAAGGTTTACCGGTAGTTATTGCTTCCTTAATTAATAATGGTCTTATTCTAGGCACCATTGCAGCAGTTTTTACCGAACAATTTTTACTTTGGAAGAAACGAAATGGGAATATCTAA
- a CDS encoding CapA family protein: protein MVLCWIQYNEWKHSFTKQLHTSLPHAARMSGTVMKDFHSSAVVGGIGDILIHDWVYEDAKTKKGYNFKPMFQPIKSILQRPDLLIANQESIPGGETLGISSYPSFNSPHEIVDAIMDAGVDFVSTANNHALDKGEAGIKNSIAYYDKMNLPYVGTFKNEKDQNTLRIQNINGIKIAILAFTYGTNGIPVPKGKDYLVNIIDKERILAELSRARRVADFVILNLHWGIEYKRFPNEEQKELAKTFTDGGADVILGHHPHVLQPIEKLRTKDGRDAVVVYSLGNFISGQMWDYKDIGGMFDFKVSKDIINNEKKIKISDIHFTPTYVENKNLHHYRVIPLKIAYKKGLIDHSYNEIMNHMTGGIR from the coding sequence ATGGTGTTATGCTGGATTCAATATAATGAATGGAAACATTCATTTACAAAGCAATTGCATACTTCCCTCCCACATGCAGCGAGAATGTCAGGTACTGTAATGAAGGATTTTCATTCGAGTGCCGTTGTTGGAGGCATTGGTGATATTCTTATACATGATTGGGTATATGAAGATGCAAAAACGAAAAAAGGGTATAATTTCAAGCCAATGTTTCAGCCAATAAAATCAATTCTTCAAAGACCGGACTTACTAATCGCAAATCAAGAATCTATTCCGGGAGGAGAAACACTTGGAATATCTAGTTACCCTTCTTTTAACAGTCCGCATGAAATCGTTGATGCAATTATGGATGCAGGGGTTGATTTTGTATCAACGGCTAACAATCATGCCTTAGATAAAGGTGAAGCAGGAATTAAAAATTCTATTGCGTATTACGATAAAATGAACTTACCGTATGTAGGGACATTTAAAAATGAAAAGGACCAAAATACACTACGCATACAAAATATTAACGGGATAAAAATTGCGATACTTGCCTTTACATATGGGACAAATGGAATTCCCGTACCTAAAGGTAAGGATTACTTAGTAAATATAATCGATAAAGAAAGAATATTGGCAGAATTATCAAGAGCACGCCGCGTAGCCGATTTCGTTATTCTAAATTTACATTGGGGTATAGAGTATAAGAGGTTTCCAAATGAGGAACAAAAAGAACTAGCAAAGACCTTCACTGACGGGGGTGCTGATGTCATCCTAGGACATCATCCTCACGTATTACAGCCCATTGAAAAGCTGCGTACAAAAGATGGTCGTGATGCAGTTGTTGTTTATTCTTTAGGGAATTTTATTTCTGGTCAAATGTGGGATTATAAAGATATTGGTGGAATGTTTGATTTTAAAGTTTCTAAAGATATCATAAATAACGAGAAAAAGATTAAAATAAGTGATATTCATTTCACGCCTACTTATGTAGAAAATAAAAACCTCCATCATTATCGTGTAATTCCATTGAAGATAGCCTATAAAAAGGGCTTAATTGATCATTCCTATAATGAAATCATGAATCATATGACAGGAGGCATTAGATAG
- the plsY gene encoding glycerol-3-phosphate 1-O-acyltransferase PlsY — MTYGLIIILAYLLGSIPSGLIVGKLFYGIDIRQHGSGNLGATNSFRTLGIKAGSVVIVADILKGTLATLLPKFFGVDESIHPLLIGLVAVIGHMFPIFAGFKGGKAVATSAGVLLAYVPLLFLFLVIVFLISLKISKYVSLSSMIAGIFAIIYALIRTIITGDWPLLVVVIALASFVIYRHRTNLSRIKNKTEPKVKWL, encoded by the coding sequence ATGACGTATGGACTTATCATTATTTTAGCTTATTTACTAGGATCGATCCCTTCAGGATTAATTGTAGGGAAACTATTTTACGGAATTGATATTCGTCAACATGGGAGCGGCAACTTAGGCGCAACAAATTCATTTCGTACACTAGGAATAAAGGCTGGTTCTGTCGTGATAGTAGCTGATATTTTAAAAGGTACACTTGCTACATTATTACCGAAATTTTTCGGTGTTGATGAATCGATTCATCCGTTATTAATTGGATTAGTGGCTGTAATTGGTCATATGTTTCCTATTTTTGCAGGGTTTAAGGGAGGAAAAGCAGTAGCTACATCGGCTGGAGTACTACTTGCCTATGTACCTTTACTATTCTTATTTCTTGTAATCGTATTTCTTATTAGTTTAAAAATAAGTAAATATGTATCCTTATCTTCAATGATTGCTGGTATTTTCGCAATTATTTATGCGCTAATCCGAACGATTATTACCGGAGATTGGCCTTTATTAGTTGTAGTGATTGCTTTGGCATCCTTTGTTATTTATCGGCACCGTACTAATTTATCGCGCATCAAAAATAAAACAGAACCGAAAGTTAAATGGCTATAG
- the tlp gene encoding small acid-soluble spore protein Tlp — protein MAWNKPKPDDRSDNVEKLQNMIDNTLENIEKAEETASLSSNEERANIEAKNERRRESIEAMRSEVKDESQNNNYQ, from the coding sequence ATGGCATGGAATAAACCAAAACCAGATGATCGAAGTGATAATGTAGAGAAACTGCAAAATATGATTGATAATACACTTGAAAATATTGAAAAAGCTGAAGAAACAGCAAGTCTTTCAAGTAATGAAGAACGGGCTAATATTGAAGCGAAAAACGAACGTCGCCGTGAGAGTATTGAAGCGATGCGCAGTGAAGTAAAAGACGAGTCCCAAAATAATAATTACCAATAA